A part of Vulpes lagopus strain Blue_001 chromosome 4, ASM1834538v1, whole genome shotgun sequence genomic DNA contains:
- the RAB11FIP1 gene encoding rab11 family-interacting protein 1 isoform X1: MSLAASAGRGPGAVWSPTHVQVTVLQARGLRAKGPGGTSDAYAVIQVGKEKYATSVSERSLGAPVWREEATFELPPLLSAGAAPAAAATLQLTVLHRALLGLDKFLGRAEVDLRELHRDQGRRRTQWYTLKSKPGKKDKERGEIEVDIQFMRNNMTASMFDLSMKDKSRNPFGKLKDKIKGKPKDNASDTVSAIVPSVTPSADSDDESPLKDKKKKSKIKTLFSKSNLQKTPLSQSMSVLPTSKSDKVLLRPGDFQSRWEDDDNEDESSSASDVMSPKRTESADPKQLNQSNFSLPKREGPSFFGGLRSKNDVLSRSNVCINGNHVYLEQPETKGETKESTPSSSPSPQGFRKKHLFSSTENLATRPWKEPGDGGAVSSDRRLSESSTKDSLKSMSLPSYRPQVSGDIRENAAPASLEAAKETKESKKQENKKSSLLSLVTGKKDAAKGSEGGSPPTIPGKETEGTSMEVKPREDQPGPDEDLGKRSEKDTVAVVFGQGCFLNPFEEVQVTEPEPDRQLTFEPTPPVGSTRAPQTKAVKPRLDVSPEAPATARLPSSPDSTLFFSALLSSSGQTPVPSKLGRCAETPSSESPSVFSFSSPIVAPISTSTPVENWPPTDQGQASPEEPSLLHKAELLRESLTQDPKTVSCALGSHFQQLPTPAWKGMEDYPMGKTSEIGLESTVRHDSERSLLKQPEMGQQEEVQRAPHSEQGYAPSSQETQEVTLAPSFRSGQIESPAWRPLMGEHTGSEHPFGSFGENRVKGGSMTSAIKEAAPPLQSGESAPTLGSVMQRHKENVDESRKKIKKRVSFSEEIFMEEELEESTGLVEEHRDNPQEVTHKGATSGNLSDGEPAGCFHAEVTETEAVSSPGPVKHSVPASMADSLHFPSSKEYVSEGPVSEASSGKDIPLLRIERDDTPMAQNQSKASDHEGLLSDPLSGLHSIPGINSPVMADLGLTLPAIPEVASDDERVDQGEDDRETAQVAALQVGPSSVSMSHADPEMQKGPRGEADGWAAPLESLPDLGSKAPEASVMASSEPTTASGIHKPELGKSSGLDKQLPGPGCGKKEKLMGNGRPSQPPDTALDSPVPSPSFSETFPITHSFPSHPHADTHHTSTAESQKKATAEGSADKVENSGKRKPLLQAWVSPSETQPVSAQPSTGTGSAKHRLHPVKPMNTTATKIANSSLGTATIISENLINETMMKKYNPSDPAFAYAQLTHDELIQLVLKQKETISKKEFQVRELEDYIDNLLVRVMEETPNILRVPAQVGKKAGKM, translated from the exons GTGGTACACCTTGAAATCCAAACCAGGAAAGAAGGATAAAGAGCGAGGAGAAATTGAGGTTGACATCCAGTTTATGAGAAACAACATGACTGCTAGCATGTTTGACCTCTCCATGAAAGACAAGTCTCGGAATCCATTTGGGAAGCTGAAGGACAAGATCAAGGGGAAACCTAAGGACAATGCATCGGACACTGTCTCTGCCATCGTTCCCAGCGTGACGCCCTCAGCTGATAGTGACGACGAGTCTcctttaaaagacaagaaaaagaaatcgaAGATCAAGACTTTGTTTTCCAAGTCTAATTTGCAGAAAACACCACTTTCCCAGTCCATGTCTGTCCTGCCTACGTCAAAGTCAGACAAGGTCTTGCTTCGTCCTGGAGACTTTCAATCCCGGTGGGAGGATGATGACAATGAGGATGAGTCGTCTTCTGCCTCGGATG TCATGTCTCCCAAGAGAACAGAGAGTGCAGATCCTAAGCAACTGAACCAGAGCAATTTCAGCCTGCCCAAGAGGGAAGGACCCTCCTTTTTTGGTGGCCTTCGGTCTAAGAATGATGTCCTTTCTCGCTCTAACGTCTGTATCAATGGGAACCATGTTTACTTGGAGCAGCCGGAAACCAAGGGCGAGACGAAGGAGagcactccctcctcttccccgTCTCCCCAGGGCTTCCGGAAGAAGCATCTGTTCTCTTCCACCGAAAACCTGGCGACTCGGCCTTGGAAGGAGCCTGGGGATGGAGGGGCAGTGTCTTCCGACAGGCGGTTGTCTGAGTCTTCCACAAAGGACTCTCTCAAATCCATGTCTCTGCCGTCCTACCGGCCACAGGTCAGTGGGGATATTCGGGAGAACGCAGCACCAGCGAGCTTGGAGGCTGCAAAGGAAACCaaagagagcaagaagcaggagAATAAGAAGTCCTCTTTGCTGTCCCTGGTGACGGGAAAGAAGGACGCAGCCAAGGGCAGCGAAGGCGGAAGCCCTCCTACCATcccagggaaggagacagaaggcACATCGATGGAAGTCAAACCGAGGGAGGACCAGCCAGGGCCTGACGAAGACCTAGGGAAACGATCTGAGAAGGATACTGTGGCCGTTGTCTTTGGACAGGGCTGCTTCCTGAACCCGTTTGAAGAAGTGCAGGTCACAGAACCTGAACCTGACCGACAGCTCACGTTTGAACCCACACCCCCCGTCGGCTCTACGAGGGCACCGCAAACGAAAGCTGTCAAGCCGCG ACTGGACGTGTCTCCAGAGGCTCCAGCCACAGCCAGGCTTCCTTCTTCCCCTGACtctactctctttttttctgctcttctgtCCAGTTCTGGCCAGACACCTGTCCCTTCTAAATTGGGGCGTTGTGCAGAGACACCATCCTCTGAATctccttctgtcttctctttctcatctccCATTGTGGCTCCCATTTCCACATCCACGCCAGTTGAAAACTGGCCCCCCACAGACCAGGGCCAGGCCAGTCCTGAAGAACCATCTTTGCTCCATAAGGCAGAATTGTTAAGAGAGAGTTTAACACAAGATCCAAAGACTGTTTCTTGTGCCTTGGGGTCACATTTCCAACAGCTCCCCACTCCAGCATGGAAGGGAATGGAAGATTATCCAATGGGGAAGACCAGTGAGATAGGCCTGGAGAGCACCGTCCGTCATGACTCAGAAAGGTCTCTCCTGAAGCAACCTGAAATGGGCCAACAGGAAGAAGTTCAGAGGGCTCCCCACTCAGAACAAGGCTATGCCCCTTCGTCTCAAGAGACCCAAGAAGTAACACTTGCTCCTTCATTCAGAAGTGGCCAGATCGAGAGCCCGGCATGGAGGCCTCTGATGGGGGAACACACAGGCTCAGAGCATCCATTTGGGTCTTTTGGGGAGAACAGAGTTAAGGGGGGCAGCATGACTTCTGCAATTAAAGAAGCGGCACCCCCTCTTCAGTCTGGAGAATCAGCTCCCACTCTTGGCTCTGTGAtgcagagacacaaagagaatgTTGACGAAAGCCGAAAGAAAATCAAGAAGCGTGTATCATTTTCAGAGGAGATCTTTATGGAAGAGGAGCTAGAGGAGTCCACTGGGTTGGTGGAAGAGCACAGAGATAATCCCCAGGAGGTGACGCACAAAGGAGCCACCTCTGGAAACCTGTCAGATGGAGAGCCTGCTGGGTGTTTCCATGCAGAGGTCACAGAGACGGAAGCTGTGTCTTCACCCGGGCCAGTGAAGCATAGTGTGCCAGCTTCCATGGCAGACTCCCTTCACTTCCCCTCTTCCAAGGAGTATGTCTCAGAAGGCCCCGTGAGTGAGGCAAGCTCAGGGAAAGACATCCCACTCTTAAGGATTGAGCGAGACGATACGCCTATGGCTCAAAATCAGAGCAAAGCCAGTGATCACGAAGGTTTATTGTCCGATCCCCTGAGTGGCCTTCACTCTATCCCAGGTATTAACTCTCCAGTCATGGCTGATCTGGGCTTAACCCTTCCTGCAATTCCTGAAGTGGCGTCAGATGATGAAAGGGTGGATCAGGGTGAAGATGACAGAGAGACAGCCCAGGTGGCAGCCCTGCAAGTAGGACCTTCCTCCGTGAGCATGTCACATGCCGATCCTGAGATGCAGAAGGGGCCGAGGGGCGAGGCAGATGGGTGGGCGGCGCCTCTAGAGAGCCTGCCTGACCTCGGGTCAAAAGCACCCGAAGCATCTGTTATGGCCTCTTCAGAGCCAACTACAGCTTCAGGAATTCATAAACCAGAGCTTGGCAAGAGCTCAGGCTTGGATAAACAGCTGCCAGGTCCTGGCTGTGGCAAGAAGGAAAAGCTGATGGGAAATGGGAGGCCCAGCCAGCCTCCTGATACAGCCCTCGACTCTCCTGTACCCAGCCCCTCCTTTTCTGAGACCTTTCCTATTACACACTCTTTCCCCAGCCACCCACATGCTGACACTCACCACACCAGTACAgcagaatctcaaaaaaaagcaACAGCAGAGGGCTCCGCTGATAAAGTGGAAAATTCTGGCAAGAGGAAGCCGCTTCTTCAGGCCTGGGTCTCACCCTCAGAGACACAGCCAGTCTCAGCTCAGCCAAGCACAGGAACGGGGTCAGCCAAGCACAG ACTTCATCCCGTGAAGCCAATGAACACAACAGCCACCAAGATTGCGAACTCCAGCTTGGGCACTGCCACCATCATCAGTGAGAACTTGATCAACGAAACCATGATGAAG AAATACAACCCCTCGGACCCTGCCTTTGCTTATGCACAGCTAACCCATGATGAGCTGATCCAGTTGGTTCTCAAACAGAAGGAGACAATAAGCAAGAAGGAGTTTCAGGTTCGAGAGCTGGAAGACTACATTGACAATCTGCTAGTCAGGGTCATGGAAGAAACCCCCAACATCCTCCGAGTTCCTGCTCAGGTCGGCAAAAAGGCAGGAAAGATGTGA
- the RAB11FIP1 gene encoding rab11 family-interacting protein 1 isoform X2 gives MRNNMTASMFDLSMKDKSRNPFGKLKDKIKGKPKDNASDTVSAIVPSVTPSADSDDESPLKDKKKKSKIKTLFSKSNLQKTPLSQSMSVLPTSKSDKVLLRPGDFQSRWEDDDNEDESSSASDVMSPKRTESADPKQLNQSNFSLPKREGPSFFGGLRSKNDVLSRSNVCINGNHVYLEQPETKGETKESTPSSSPSPQGFRKKHLFSSTENLATRPWKEPGDGGAVSSDRRLSESSTKDSLKSMSLPSYRPQVSGDIRENAAPASLEAAKETKESKKQENKKSSLLSLVTGKKDAAKGSEGGSPPTIPGKETEGTSMEVKPREDQPGPDEDLGKRSEKDTVAVVFGQGCFLNPFEEVQVTEPEPDRQLTFEPTPPVGSTRAPQTKAVKPRLDVSPEAPATARLPSSPDSTLFFSALLSSSGQTPVPSKLGRCAETPSSESPSVFSFSSPIVAPISTSTPVENWPPTDQGQASPEEPSLLHKAELLRESLTQDPKTVSCALGSHFQQLPTPAWKGMEDYPMGKTSEIGLESTVRHDSERSLLKQPEMGQQEEVQRAPHSEQGYAPSSQETQEVTLAPSFRSGQIESPAWRPLMGEHTGSEHPFGSFGENRVKGGSMTSAIKEAAPPLQSGESAPTLGSVMQRHKENVDESRKKIKKRVSFSEEIFMEEELEESTGLVEEHRDNPQEVTHKGATSGNLSDGEPAGCFHAEVTETEAVSSPGPVKHSVPASMADSLHFPSSKEYVSEGPVSEASSGKDIPLLRIERDDTPMAQNQSKASDHEGLLSDPLSGLHSIPGINSPVMADLGLTLPAIPEVASDDERVDQGEDDRETAQVAALQVGPSSVSMSHADPEMQKGPRGEADGWAAPLESLPDLGSKAPEASVMASSEPTTASGIHKPELGKSSGLDKQLPGPGCGKKEKLMGNGRPSQPPDTALDSPVPSPSFSETFPITHSFPSHPHADTHHTSTAESQKKATAEGSADKVENSGKRKPLLQAWVSPSETQPVSAQPSTGTGSAKHRLHPVKPMNTTATKIANSSLGTATIISENLINETMMKKYNPSDPAFAYAQLTHDELIQLVLKQKETISKKEFQVRELEDYIDNLLVRVMEETPNILRVPAQVGKKAGKM, from the exons ATGAGAAACAACATGACTGCTAGCATGTTTGACCTCTCCATGAAAGACAAGTCTCGGAATCCATTTGGGAAGCTGAAGGACAAGATCAAGGGGAAACCTAAGGACAATGCATCGGACACTGTCTCTGCCATCGTTCCCAGCGTGACGCCCTCAGCTGATAGTGACGACGAGTCTcctttaaaagacaagaaaaagaaatcgaAGATCAAGACTTTGTTTTCCAAGTCTAATTTGCAGAAAACACCACTTTCCCAGTCCATGTCTGTCCTGCCTACGTCAAAGTCAGACAAGGTCTTGCTTCGTCCTGGAGACTTTCAATCCCGGTGGGAGGATGATGACAATGAGGATGAGTCGTCTTCTGCCTCGGATG TCATGTCTCCCAAGAGAACAGAGAGTGCAGATCCTAAGCAACTGAACCAGAGCAATTTCAGCCTGCCCAAGAGGGAAGGACCCTCCTTTTTTGGTGGCCTTCGGTCTAAGAATGATGTCCTTTCTCGCTCTAACGTCTGTATCAATGGGAACCATGTTTACTTGGAGCAGCCGGAAACCAAGGGCGAGACGAAGGAGagcactccctcctcttccccgTCTCCCCAGGGCTTCCGGAAGAAGCATCTGTTCTCTTCCACCGAAAACCTGGCGACTCGGCCTTGGAAGGAGCCTGGGGATGGAGGGGCAGTGTCTTCCGACAGGCGGTTGTCTGAGTCTTCCACAAAGGACTCTCTCAAATCCATGTCTCTGCCGTCCTACCGGCCACAGGTCAGTGGGGATATTCGGGAGAACGCAGCACCAGCGAGCTTGGAGGCTGCAAAGGAAACCaaagagagcaagaagcaggagAATAAGAAGTCCTCTTTGCTGTCCCTGGTGACGGGAAAGAAGGACGCAGCCAAGGGCAGCGAAGGCGGAAGCCCTCCTACCATcccagggaaggagacagaaggcACATCGATGGAAGTCAAACCGAGGGAGGACCAGCCAGGGCCTGACGAAGACCTAGGGAAACGATCTGAGAAGGATACTGTGGCCGTTGTCTTTGGACAGGGCTGCTTCCTGAACCCGTTTGAAGAAGTGCAGGTCACAGAACCTGAACCTGACCGACAGCTCACGTTTGAACCCACACCCCCCGTCGGCTCTACGAGGGCACCGCAAACGAAAGCTGTCAAGCCGCG ACTGGACGTGTCTCCAGAGGCTCCAGCCACAGCCAGGCTTCCTTCTTCCCCTGACtctactctctttttttctgctcttctgtCCAGTTCTGGCCAGACACCTGTCCCTTCTAAATTGGGGCGTTGTGCAGAGACACCATCCTCTGAATctccttctgtcttctctttctcatctccCATTGTGGCTCCCATTTCCACATCCACGCCAGTTGAAAACTGGCCCCCCACAGACCAGGGCCAGGCCAGTCCTGAAGAACCATCTTTGCTCCATAAGGCAGAATTGTTAAGAGAGAGTTTAACACAAGATCCAAAGACTGTTTCTTGTGCCTTGGGGTCACATTTCCAACAGCTCCCCACTCCAGCATGGAAGGGAATGGAAGATTATCCAATGGGGAAGACCAGTGAGATAGGCCTGGAGAGCACCGTCCGTCATGACTCAGAAAGGTCTCTCCTGAAGCAACCTGAAATGGGCCAACAGGAAGAAGTTCAGAGGGCTCCCCACTCAGAACAAGGCTATGCCCCTTCGTCTCAAGAGACCCAAGAAGTAACACTTGCTCCTTCATTCAGAAGTGGCCAGATCGAGAGCCCGGCATGGAGGCCTCTGATGGGGGAACACACAGGCTCAGAGCATCCATTTGGGTCTTTTGGGGAGAACAGAGTTAAGGGGGGCAGCATGACTTCTGCAATTAAAGAAGCGGCACCCCCTCTTCAGTCTGGAGAATCAGCTCCCACTCTTGGCTCTGTGAtgcagagacacaaagagaatgTTGACGAAAGCCGAAAGAAAATCAAGAAGCGTGTATCATTTTCAGAGGAGATCTTTATGGAAGAGGAGCTAGAGGAGTCCACTGGGTTGGTGGAAGAGCACAGAGATAATCCCCAGGAGGTGACGCACAAAGGAGCCACCTCTGGAAACCTGTCAGATGGAGAGCCTGCTGGGTGTTTCCATGCAGAGGTCACAGAGACGGAAGCTGTGTCTTCACCCGGGCCAGTGAAGCATAGTGTGCCAGCTTCCATGGCAGACTCCCTTCACTTCCCCTCTTCCAAGGAGTATGTCTCAGAAGGCCCCGTGAGTGAGGCAAGCTCAGGGAAAGACATCCCACTCTTAAGGATTGAGCGAGACGATACGCCTATGGCTCAAAATCAGAGCAAAGCCAGTGATCACGAAGGTTTATTGTCCGATCCCCTGAGTGGCCTTCACTCTATCCCAGGTATTAACTCTCCAGTCATGGCTGATCTGGGCTTAACCCTTCCTGCAATTCCTGAAGTGGCGTCAGATGATGAAAGGGTGGATCAGGGTGAAGATGACAGAGAGACAGCCCAGGTGGCAGCCCTGCAAGTAGGACCTTCCTCCGTGAGCATGTCACATGCCGATCCTGAGATGCAGAAGGGGCCGAGGGGCGAGGCAGATGGGTGGGCGGCGCCTCTAGAGAGCCTGCCTGACCTCGGGTCAAAAGCACCCGAAGCATCTGTTATGGCCTCTTCAGAGCCAACTACAGCTTCAGGAATTCATAAACCAGAGCTTGGCAAGAGCTCAGGCTTGGATAAACAGCTGCCAGGTCCTGGCTGTGGCAAGAAGGAAAAGCTGATGGGAAATGGGAGGCCCAGCCAGCCTCCTGATACAGCCCTCGACTCTCCTGTACCCAGCCCCTCCTTTTCTGAGACCTTTCCTATTACACACTCTTTCCCCAGCCACCCACATGCTGACACTCACCACACCAGTACAgcagaatctcaaaaaaaagcaACAGCAGAGGGCTCCGCTGATAAAGTGGAAAATTCTGGCAAGAGGAAGCCGCTTCTTCAGGCCTGGGTCTCACCCTCAGAGACACAGCCAGTCTCAGCTCAGCCAAGCACAGGAACGGGGTCAGCCAAGCACAG ACTTCATCCCGTGAAGCCAATGAACACAACAGCCACCAAGATTGCGAACTCCAGCTTGGGCACTGCCACCATCATCAGTGAGAACTTGATCAACGAAACCATGATGAAG AAATACAACCCCTCGGACCCTGCCTTTGCTTATGCACAGCTAACCCATGATGAGCTGATCCAGTTGGTTCTCAAACAGAAGGAGACAATAAGCAAGAAGGAGTTTCAGGTTCGAGAGCTGGAAGACTACATTGACAATCTGCTAGTCAGGGTCATGGAAGAAACCCCCAACATCCTCCGAGTTCCTGCTCAGGTCGGCAAAAAGGCAGGAAAGATGTGA